The genomic DNA AAATCTTTGAATCCAATTTAAAGGGATTCGAAGAAAGTTCAGAATTAGTAAGACTTATTTTATCGGAGCAGTAAAATGACAGAAATAAATAGCGCTAACCATGGTCGTCAGGAAGATCGACGCCATCTAATTTATTATTTAAAAGTGGAGAACCGTTACACAAATGAATTAATTGGACGTGTAGTGGATATTACAGGAAAAGGGTTACTTCTAATTAGCCGTGAAAAAATTACAAACCAATTAGAAATCCCAGTCCGAATTGAATTAGGAGATGAATTATTTCAGGAAATCAATGGACATTTAGAATTGAATATTCGATGTCGCTGGAGTAAAGAAGATATTAATCCAGATTATTTCGTAAATGGATTTGAATTTATAAACCAAACACCTGAGCAAGAGAACATCATCAACAACCTAATTGAAGCAATCGGATTTAGAGAGTAATTTTATACTCCATTAGAAAATAAAAGCCCCTGTAAATGGGCAAATATGACAACTCGATTTTTATTCGTTTGCCATCACTTGAAGTATAAACTCAGCGGCTTCTAAGTTTTTGTTAGCGTCTTCTACCGATTTGCCCCAGACGGTGAGACCATGATTTTCAATTAAAAAAAAAGGCACATCACTAGGACGCTCACACAGAGCACTTTCCAAATCACGTGAAATATCCAGGACAGAGCCATGATTAAAAGTAACGATGACAGAAAAATTTGGCTCTTCTCGAAAGTCTCCAAATGCTTTTAGAATTTCTACATTAGGCAAAAGAAATCTAGTTGCAGAATTTAACTTTTGTAATCCAAAATGCAGCTTACAAGAAGTAACCGTATGAACATGAAGCACGGCACAGGCAGAAGGAATTTGTCTATAAATAGCTTGGTGAATAGAAGTCTCGGCACTTGGTTTGTTTGTTGTCTCGCGAAGAATTTTTCCATCGAGGCTCATACAAATAAAGTCTTCTTCTTTCAAACGACCTTTATGCTTTCCAGAAGAGGTAATCCAAAGTTCGCCGCTAGCACGATCGAACACAGACAGATTACCAGCAGTAGCCACCATCCACCCACGATCATAGTAGATGCGGCTATATTCGATTAATTGCTGAATTTCGTTGTGCATAGGGTTTTGCCACGGAGGCACAGAGACACGGAGGTAAAAGAATTTGGTTTGGTGTGGAAAGACAATGGTCACGAAGATTTCGAGCTTTTAATTTCATTTTGGGTATCCATTAATATGTAAAAACAAAACTTAATCTGGCGCAAGACTCTCTTTAAATCCAAAACTCTGTGTCTCTGTGCCTCCGTGGCAAATCTTTTATTCTATACTAGCCACTGCGCCTTCGACATAGTTAGGAACCCAGCCGCTCATATCTTTGAAATAGCGAACTGCTTTGATGCGCATTTTTTCGTCGAGGGTGAACCAGTGCTGTATTCCTTTTGGGACAAAAACAAAGTCAGATTTAAATACATGCACTAAAAAATTTCCCTCCGGAGCGACAAATCCAAAGTAGCCGGAACCATCAATGATATACCGAACTTCTACATCGGAATGAGTATGAACCTTGTCAAACTTAGCCAGCATATCATTAATGCCAGGAACATCAGGATGAAGAACCACTAAATCACGCGTTGTAAAACCTTCCCGCTCTTGTAAGTATTCGAAGCGATTATTAAGAGTTTTAAGTAATTCTTCTTTTTCCAAATCATTTAAAGTTTGTTTTTCGGTATAGGATTTGGAAGCGGAAGGGACAGGCCAATGGTCATACTCCACACCATAGCCTTTTAAAAAATCTTTTACTTCTTCGTTAACGGTAATTTCTGGTTTACCCTTGCGAATGATAGTAGCCATTTTATTTATTCACACGCTCTACGTAAGAAATATCACGAAGGTCAACTTTGATTTTGTCGCCCTGTTTTACGAAAATGGGAACGTTAATCTCCCCACCAGTTTCGACAGTAACTTTTTTGAGAGCTGTTCCAGAAGTATCTCCTTTGAGACCTTCTTCTGCATAAGTAACCTCTAATATAGCAAAGTTTGGGGGGATAACACCGATTGGCTTGTCTTCATAAAAAGTGACTTCGACTTGCGCTTCTTCTTTCATGAATGGAAGAACGTCTTCCACGTATTCAATCGGAACATGGATTTGCTCAAAGTCATTTACATCCATAAAAACGATTTGATCGCCTTCTGTGTAACAAAGAGTCATCGCACGTTTCTCGAGTTCGACGCTCTCGAGAGTTTCCGCCGCTTTAAATGTGCGCTCGATGCTAGAGCCTTTGATGACGCTTTTGAGTTTTGTGCGAATAAATGCACTACCCTTTCCTGGGTTTACAAATTCTGATTTGATGACAGTATAAATATCATTCTCAATTTTGAGAACCATGCCTTTTCTAACTTCTGTGATGCCGAGTACCATGAAAAACCTACCGATTATTGATTGTTAAATAAAGGTTTTTTAACTTAATGGCACTGTCAAGAGAAAAGTTTGGGCGTTGCGTCAAACCTCGAAGGCGCGGAAGCGCTTCCGCGCCTTCGAGGTTTGACGCCGGGCTCGCCTTCCTGAGTGGAATTCTATTGAGCCCGGTTGGTGAGCAGCAGCTACCAAGCTGAACTCAATGTTGCTTCTTAAAGTCGCAACATAATGTGTCGAACCACTCATCCAGTTGATCCCTAACGCATAGTAATAGCAAAATTTTTTAGTAGAGAAAGGAAACTACATGGGGACGAGTTGTCCCTAGGGAGAAAAAAATGACTACCGCAGAGATAAAACTTTTTGAAGAAAAAAAAGTGCGCCGAATT from Leptospiraceae bacterium includes the following:
- a CDS encoding PilZ domain-containing protein: MTEINSANHGRQEDRRHLIYYLKVENRYTNELIGRVVDITGKGLLLISREKITNQLEIPVRIELGDELFQEINGHLELNIRCRWSKEDINPDYFVNGFEFINQTPEQENIINNLIEAIGFRE
- the mtnB gene encoding methylthioribulose 1-phosphate dehydratase, with product MHNEIQQLIEYSRIYYDRGWMVATAGNLSVFDRASGELWITSSGKHKGRLKEEDFICMSLDGKILRETTNKPSAETSIHQAIYRQIPSACAVLHVHTVTSCKLHFGLQKLNSATRFLLPNVEILKAFGDFREEPNFSVIVTFNHGSVLDISRDLESALCERPSDVPFFLIENHGLTVWGKSVEDANKNLEAAEFILQVMANE
- a CDS encoding acireductone dioxygenase translates to MATIIRKGKPEITVNEEVKDFLKGYGVEYDHWPVPSASKSYTEKQTLNDLEKEELLKTLNNRFEYLQEREGFTTRDLVVLHPDVPGINDMLAKFDKVHTHSDVEVRYIIDGSGYFGFVAPEGNFLVHVFKSDFVFVPKGIQHWFTLDEKMRIKAVRYFKDMSGWVPNYVEGAVASIE
- the efp gene encoding elongation factor P gives rise to the protein MVLGITEVRKGMVLKIENDIYTVIKSEFVNPGKGSAFIRTKLKSVIKGSSIERTFKAAETLESVELEKRAMTLCYTEGDQIVFMDVNDFEQIHVPIEYVEDVLPFMKEEAQVEVTFYEDKPIGVIPPNFAILEVTYAEEGLKGDTSGTALKKVTVETGGEINVPIFVKQGDKIKVDLRDISYVERVNK